Proteins found in one Cricetulus griseus strain 17A/GY chromosome X, alternate assembly CriGri-PICRH-1.0, whole genome shotgun sequence genomic segment:
- the LOC100766708 gene encoding transcription factor SPT20 homolog — protein MERNLEEALEQTDDIIEVSSLQQQPPPVTPTSSGEKSLQEKLYEIYMEECKKEPEAEGLQNNVNLLEKLMKREALPCLVVNLYAENQGYSLLLKDKDGALIEPVSVPYVGQKLLEYLDAEQLPSFLIDALEKSPVNVFHHGCVIAEIRDYRPCSTGYPPGEPGEDPTASSTESAVSSTVSSPAYQTRHILLRPTMQSLVSDVESITSDNRQWTQEEKLELESQMILATAEPLCLEPSVSVTSTGNTLLFNEQKMNTDPMRECLSSPEQPLELEEEKNICTTPPDVATMIACRKRAEIKPGDQYDLKIAEAGKCVDTWKQRPCELVAPSQVDVQKYAKGKQSVPHDDSASTSWPAPEVKCGDVCDSKEVSQSWVAKSNVTESLSDPFFSPEIEPPTEGPCDSQMCLPQVAPSDCPLASVAGAKIESGEAMGVCQGSVPSQAVCLGKNLQGSTDSICLGQPSPGSDAKSHSVTSSVSEVGDKTPAPLLTLPSTSGRSSSAIRPPLVLVRGRKILRFSPYSTSASLAQQTFWGMSGVNNPPPAVQPSASSSESRPATHGTSSATGQNVTNVFGLTQGAPVLKSILTQVQSFPTSAPGSTETSSRGFLPPRGQMPSTQTRAPQCSVQTSVKVFVKNTSGPVTVRLSPSSVILHPESQSQGPQQPPQQPQQQAQQQPQSRLYPQPERQRPQQPDSLYVFISKRHQPPRAPIPPQPIPLPYQYNQRSSFQQWVVPTQQTGLFNLAEARRVHQSQATVVCRVGSTQSPGQNLPSQSIQNPAAGVEQLQARGQNVHLRFVPRIVAVSRAATQRSHQGHTGSQDTGGQDTGTGKGGPPTTPKS, from the coding sequence ATGGAACGAAATTTGGAGGAGGCTCTGGAGCAGACAGATGATATTATTGAAGTCTCAAGTCTCCAGCAACAGCCCCCTCCAGTGACACCCACATCTAGTGGGGAAAAATCTCTTCAGGAAAAACTGTATGAAATTTATATGGAGGAATGTAAGAAGGAGCCTGAAGCAGAGGGCCTTCAAAACAATGTCAACTTGCTAGAGAAGCTTATGAAGAGAGAGGCGTTGCCGTGTTTAGTGGTCAACCTGTATGCAGAAAATCAGGGCTATTCTCTCCTGCTCAAGGACAAAGATGGAGCCCTTATAGAGCCCGTTTCAGTGCCTTATGTAGGACAGAAACTGCTCGAATATTTGGATGCTGAACAGTTACCTTCTTTTCTGATTGATGCCCTGGAAAAGTCCCCTGTGAATGTGTTTCACCATGGGTGTGTCATAGCAGAAATCCGAGACTACCGGCCATGCAGTACCGGCTACCCTCCTGGGGAGCCTGGTGAAGATCCTACTGCATCATCTACTGAGTCTGCTGTCTCATCTACTGTGTCCTCTCCTGCTTACCAAACTCGTCACATCCTCTTACGTCCGACGATGCAGTCACTAGTGAGTGATGTGGAGTCCATAACAAGTGACAACCGTCAGTGGACCCAGGAAGAAAAACTTGAACTTGAGAGCCAAATGATCTTGGCTACAGCAGAGCCACTGTGTCTGGAACCCTCTGTTTCTGTCACCTCCACGGGCAATACACTGCTGTTTAATGAGCAGAAGATGAACACTGACCCCATGAGGGAATGCCTCTCCAGTCCTGAGCAGCCGCTAgaactggaggaagaaaagaacataTGTACAACTCCTCCTGATGTTGCAACAATGATTGCTTGCAGAAAACGAGCAGAAATAAAACCAGGTGACCAATATGATCTGAAGATTGCTGAAGCAGGAAAGTGTGtagatacatggaagcagagaccCTGTGAACTGGTGGCCCCCTCACAGGTCGATGTGCAGAAATATGCTAAAGGGAAGCAGTCTGTGCCCCATGATGACTCAGCATCAACATCCTGGCCAGCTCCTGAGGTAAAATGTGGTGATGTATGTGATAGTAAAGAGGTCAGTCAGTCATGGGTAGCAAAATCAAATGTGACTGAGTCCCTTAGTGACCCATTTTTCTCTCCTGAAATAGAGCCACCAACAGAGGGCCCATGTGATAGCCAGATGTGTCTTCCTCAAGTTGCCCCAAGTGATTGTCCACTTGCTTCTGTAGCTGGGGCAAAGATTGAGTCTGGGGAGGCAATGGGTGTGTGCCAAGGGTCTGTCCCAAGCCAGGCTGTGTGTCTAGGCAAAAACCTACAGGGATCCACTGACTCCATCTGTCTTGGCCAGCCCTCCCCAGGGAGCGATGCCAAATCCCATTCAGTGACATCCTCAGTCTCAGAGGTGGGAGATAAGACCCCAGCTCCACTGTTGACACTGCCCTCCACCTCAGGACGGAGCTCTTCAGCAATCAGGCCTCCCTTAGTGCTAGTCAGAGGTAGGAAGATTCTGAGATTTTCTCCTTATTCCACATCAGCTAGCCTGGCTCAGCAAACCTTCTGGGGAATGAGTGGTGTTAACAACCCTCCTCCAGCTGTCCAGCCTTCTGCCAGCTCATCAGAGAGCCGTCCAGCCACCCATGGCACCAGCAGTGCCACTGGCCAAAATGTCACCAATGTTTTTGGCCTTACACAGGGAGCCCCTGTTTTGAAGAGTATTCTGACCCAGGTACAGAGCTTCCCCACTAGTGCCCCAGGATCTACAGAAACCTCTTCCAGAGGCTTTCTGCCTCCTAGAGGTCAGATGCCCAGTACCCAGACCAGAGCACCACAGTGCTCTGTGCAAACATCTGTGAAAGTATTTGTAAAAAATACTTCAGGCCCTGTAACTGTCAGGCTTTCACCTAGCTCTGTCATTTTGCACCCAGAGTCACAATCACAGGGTCCCCAGCAGCCGccacagcagccacagcagcaggCACAGCAGCAGCCACAGTCACGGCTGTATCCACAGCCAGAGCGGCAGCGCCCCCAGCAGCCAGattctttgtatgtgtttatttcaAAACGGCATCAGCCACCTAGGGCTCCTATCCCTCCACAGCCAATTCCACTACCTTACCAGTACAACCAGAGATCAAGCTTTCAGCAATGGGTAGTGCCAACTCAGCAAACTGGTCTCTTTAACCTTGCTGAGGCCAGGAGGGTTCACCAGTCTCAGGCCACTGTGGTGTGTCGGGTAGGCTCTACCCAGAGTCCTGGGCAGAACCTTCCTTCACAGAGCATTCAGAACCCTGCAGCTGGGGTAGAACAGCTGCAGGCCCGGGGCCAGAATGTGCATCTGAGATTCGTGCCACGTATAGTGGCTGTGTCTAGAGCAGCCACTCAGCGTAGTCATCAGGGGCACACAGGTAGCCAGGACACAGGTGGCCAGGACACAGGTACAGGGAAGGGAGGTCCACCAACCACCCCAAAGTCTTAG